From the Cyanobium sp. M30B3 genome, the window GGCAGAGGGGGCGGGCATCGTCAACGCAGGGAATAGAGGGAGAGGAAGAAGGCGAAGGCGAGGGCGAAGCCGCCGAAGATCAGCACATTCTTCTGGCCGGGGGTGAGCCGGTTCACCCCCAGGCCGAAGTTGAGGTTCTCCTCGAAGCCGCTGGGCTTGTCGCGGGGGCCGATGTCCTGGAAGGCCCCCATCTTGCTGCGGCACACGGGGCAGCGGAAGCTGGCGGGGTCCAGCTCCAGGAAGGGGGTGCCCGGATCGATGCCCACCTTCTTCACCCCTTCAGCAGGGTCGTACACATAGCCGCAGCTGCGGCACTCGAAGCGGTGCTGGGCGGGATCCACCTCCTCCTCCAGCGCAGCCTGCTCAACGGTGGGCGCCAGCTCAGGGGCAGACTGGTCCTCAGGGGTGGACTGATCCTCAGGGGTGGACTGATCCTCAGGGGGCTTGGCTTCGGCACGGGGGCTGTCGCTGCTCATGCCAGAACCGCGTAGGGCGCCTGAACTGTATCCAGCACACGCCGTATCCAGCACACGCCGCCCCACGACAGCAGGTGGATGCCAGACTGGCCCCCAGGTAGGCCTGCACCATGTTTGCGCTCTCCGGCTACGACGCCTTCCTCGGCTTCCTGCTGATCTCAGCGGCGGTGCCGGTGCTGGCGCTCGTGGCCAACAAGCTGCTCTCCCCGAAGAGCCGCCGCGGCGAGCGGGAACTCACCTATGAATCCGGGATGGAGCCGATCGGCGGCGCCTGGATTCAATTCAACATCCGCTACTACATGTTTGCCCTGGTCTTCGTCATCTTCGATGTGGAGACCGTGTTCCTCTATCCCTGGGCCGTGGCCTTCCACCGGCTGGGGCTGCTGGCCTTCATCGAGGCGCTTGTGTTCATCGCCATCCTGGTGGTGGCCCTGGCCTATGCCTGGCGCAAGGGCGCCCTGGAATGGAGCTGAGCTCCCACCGCCTCACCGCCACCTCACCCCGCCACCTGCCCGTTTCGCCGCTGCGCCGAACCGATGACGTCCTCCCCCCCCTCCATCGACGCTCTTCGCGATCTGCGTGCCGCCAGCTGCGGCCCGGTGGGGTCGCCCCAGGTCACGGCGGACCTGTCCGAGAATGTGATCCTCACCACCCTCGACGACCTGCACAACTGGTCGCGGCTCTCCAGCCTGTGGCCGCTGCTCTACGGCACCGCCTGCTGCTTCATCGAGTTTGCGGCGCTGATCGGCTCCCGCTTCGACTTTGACCGCTTCGGCCTGGTACCCCGCTCCAGCCCGCGCCAGGCCGACCTGCTGATCGTGGCCGGCACCGTGACCATGAAGATGGCCCCGGCCCTGGTGCGGCTCTATGAGCAGATGCCGGAGCCCAAGTACGTGATCGCCATGGGCGCCTGCACGATCACCGGCGGCATGTTCTCGGCCGACTCCACCACCGCCGTGCGCGGTGTGGACAAGCTGATCCCGG encodes:
- a CDS encoding rubredoxin, with translation MSSDSPRAEAKPPEDQSTPEDQSTPEDQSAPELAPTVEQAALEEEVDPAQHRFECRSCGYVYDPAEGVKKVGIDPGTPFLELDPASFRCPVCRSKMGAFQDIGPRDKPSGFEENLNFGLGVNRLTPGQKNVLIFGGFALAFAFFLSLYSLR
- the ndhC gene encoding photosynthetic/respiratory NAD(P)H-quinone oxidoreductase subunit C codes for the protein MFALSGYDAFLGFLLISAAVPVLALVANKLLSPKSRRGERELTYESGMEPIGGAWIQFNIRYYMFALVFVIFDVETVFLYPWAVAFHRLGLLAFIEALVFIAILVVALAYAWRKGALEWS
- a CDS encoding NADH dehydrogenase subunit K; the protein is MTSSPPSIDALRDLRAASCGPVGSPQVTADLSENVILTTLDDLHNWSRLSSLWPLLYGTACCFIEFAALIGSRFDFDRFGLVPRSSPRQADLLIVAGTVTMKMAPALVRLYEQMPEPKYVIAMGACTITGGMFSADSTTAVRGVDKLIPVDLYLPGCPPRPEAIFDAVIKLRKKVGNEALAERGNLQQTHRYCTVSHRMKAVEPIVDGRYLQAETQKAALAAAAELPLGALADGRQAAVAPASGASS